The sequence CAAACATTGACAAGACTAAGAGATGGGCTGAAGATATCGATAAATCGGTCCAATTTTACAATAAGTGGTTTATTGAGGCGGCTCCCTTTCATTTTCATAAACTCTACAAACAAGCCCGAAAATATGTTGTACAGTTCATGGAAAGATCAAATTCATTAAAGATTATGAAGACTGAAACTGAATTTATCGATCTTCTCAGGGATCGTCCCGAGTTATTGCGAGTGGTACGGTTGATCACTGCGCCTCCATTAGCTATCGATCGTCTGGCTGGTCTTTGTGATGTTTCAAGGGGCTTTGTCCAACGAATGGAACGGAGTAATGATCTTCCCCCGAAAATGTCAGAAGAGAAGATATTAAGTAATTTAGAATCTATCACGAGTATTATTTTTAAAATGATTGATTACTCATTGTTCCCTTGGCTAGCACAATCACGAGAACCTACTATGCATGAAATAGAGTTGGCTACAGGTATTTTGGCGGATCGTTTTCGAGGGATTTTATACGATACACTCATCCGTAATATTCAGGAAAAGCAACAACTTGATGCACTATGCAAATGGCTAGAAGAACGAGGATATAGTCCTGCTGAGAATCGTGAACATGATCTAACTAAGATGAATGATCACACCTATCTTATACGTCCTGTTGCTATCTCTTCTACCGAAGGAACCAATGTTCCCCTTGATCTTGCTCTGATGCGACCCTCCTCGGCAGGATTATTGCTCGTTGAGGCAAAATCCGCTGGAGATTTTGCAAATGTGAACAAGCGACGAAAGGAAGAGGCAAAAAAACTAGATCATTTACAAAAAATTTATACCGTTTCTTTTGATTACGTTCTATTACTTAACGGGTACTTTAATAGAGCTTATCTTCAATATATGCATGAATCAAAAATAGATTGGGTATGGTCACATCGACTTGAAGATTTTAAGCTACTTGGTGTTTGAATATGCGTTCACTGGACGAACAAGATCTCTTTCGGGAAAAGTTACAACGTGAACTTAATTCATTACGGACTTTACCTGAGAGAAACAAGCTTGGACAGCACGCAACCCCCCTTGGTTTGGCTCTTGAAATATTACATTACGCCCGTCTGCTTACTTCTGACCTCCCTCAAATTAGATTTCTCGATCCCGCCTTTGGGATTGGAACATTTTATCATGCACTGCTTTCCGAATTTCCTCGAGATCGTATCCACTCTGCTATTGGATTTGAAATTGACAGGTCATTTGTGCAGGCTGCCGAGGAATTATGGAGTGGGTTTCCTATTGATATCAGATTAGCAGACTTTACCGCCATTGAACCTAATTTTGAGTCATCCGAGTTGCCTAATCTCATAATCTGTAATCCTCCGTATGTTAGACATCACCACCTAGATCGATTAACAAAAGAGCGTCTTCAAAACGAGGCCATGGTTCGGACCCGAATCGTTCCAAACGGTCTTTCAGGGCTTTATGTTTATTTTATTCTATTAGCACACTCTTGGATGTCAAAAGGGGCTATCTCTGGTTGGCTAATTCCTAGCGAGTTCATGGATGTGGGGTATGGAAGATATCTCCGTACATATCTCCTTGATCGAGTCACTCTTCTACGGATTCATAGATTTCGTCCTGAAGATGTACAATTTGGGGATGCAACCGTTTCATCTTCAATTATCTGGTTCAAGAATGAACCACCCCCTTCCAATCATATTGTCAAATTCAGTTATGGCGGATCTTTGCTAAATCCAGAATCGATTAAGAGCGTGGAAGCTTCGCTACTGAAGCGTGAAACCAAATGGATTAAGTTTTTTGACGAGTCACAGTTTATTCCGCCCAAGTTCACACTGGACCATCTCTTTATGATTAAACGTGGAATTGCAACTGGTGCCAACTCTTTTTTCATTATGACATCTGAAAGAGCAGAAGAGTTAGGACTTGCTTCAGAATTTCTGTTTCCCATTCTTCCAAGTCCTCGTGGTCTGGACGCTGATGTGGTATATGCAGATGAGCATGGCATGCCGTTACTTGATCCACAGTATGTATTGTTGTCATGTGATTTACCCGAAGAGCGCATTCAGGTTGAATATCCCGAGCTGTGGAGTTATCTCGAGGAGGGAATTAGACAAGGTGTTCATAAACGGTATTTATGTAGAAATCGAAATCCGTGGTACTCTCAAGAATTGAGGCAACCCGCCCCTCTCCTCTGTTCGTATATGGGTCGTAGTACTGATAAAACGTCGTCGCCTTTTAGATTCATACTAAACCTTTCCTCTGCTATTGTTACGAATACATATTTGATGATGTATCCCAATCAGAATCTACATCTTCTTATCACGAAAAATCCAAAATTACTTTTAGATATCTGGTCCGCATTGCGTGCTATACCGTCTAATCTTTTGATACGTGAAGGACGCGTATATGGTGGTGGGCTTCATAAAATCGAGCCAAAGGAACTGGGCCGTGTACCCGCAGACACCCTTTTTGACACAGTCTTGGATCTAAGCAAGACACTGGTTTTTCAGACTCAGTTAGAATGATATTTATTTTTAGGAATCATGTGATGCATTGTTATATTTTCATCCGAGTTTCAATGCAAATCAATCTTATTTTTCTTAAATTATTGTTCAAATCTCACTGAACAGTTTGTAGATGTGAATCAACTATGGTATCCACTTTAATGATATACAGTAATTTGCGAAACACAGATGCTTTTCTCCGGTGAATTCTCTATGTTATACGTGCATTTTGTAAGACTTATCTTACTAGATTGATATTATATGATTATGACAATAGAGAGAAATGAAACGATCAAGTCCGTCTTGAGAACTGCTGCGGAGCGTGGTACACTGCTCAGATTCTTTGGCCCTTCAATGGTGATTCTTGCGGAAGGGAAAGTTGCTTACGTTGGTAATGGAATCGTTGCAATTAAGCGTGGATCTTCTGATGATCCCGAGGAGTTTCTTGTAATTAACAGCATCATCAAAATACAAAAGATCAAAGAACGACAGTACTAGGTCTTGTTATCATCTCATTTATGGGCCGCGTTAGGAACCATTATCCTGCCGTTCTATAGTGCATGCATATTTTTGTTCTCTGTCATCTTCCAAAGATACGCATTAGTCCTTTCTTTTCTCTCTTCTTGCTGGTCTTTTGTGGTAGGTCTTCCATGGTTGACAAGACCGTCTTGATGACCTGCCATTGGATCGTTGCGATCAAGGTGTTTCTTACACAGAGTGCCCACGGTTTCGTGTCCCTCCGACCATAGTTGAAGACTGCCACACTCTCCTCTCCGTCTATGATAAAGACGGCTGTCTCTTCGGGCCCGGTGATCCCGTCTACTATCACGGGCTCGACAAGGACTTCTTGGACACTCTTTTTTAGTATCTCTGAGCTTGGTGCCAGCTCTCTAATTGTAAGATAATGTTTCAACTCTTCTAGATGATCTCTTGCAGCAGCCGTGACATATAGTTCGATCTTTACGTCATGCTGTCTTGCTTGAATGAATGCAGGGATTAATGATCTGAGAATACTTGGCTCACGCGACGTGATTCGTACATTCTTTTTTGCACGATCTATTGTTGTTCTGAGTTCCATGACAATTTGCTGTTCTCCTACTACCGTTCTGACCGCATCATAGCCACTCATAGCCATCTGTTTTTCAAGTGCACTCAATCTCTTCATTACGGACTTGCCAATCCCCTCCACACGTTCCACCAAGAATGGGATTGTTTCCCTTGGGGAATATGCTTGAAACTCGGCTGGACTGGATCCCACAACCTTTCTGATCATCCCTTTTGCCTCAAGCCCATACAGCGCTTCGTAGACTTTGCTACGTGGTATGTGTGCGAGACTGGCCACACGACTTGCTGTGGCCCGTCCATTTGTGACCAACGTATAATATGCTCTGGCCTCGTTCTTCTTGAGACTCAATTGCATTAGGTCAGAGATCATGTTTCGTTCCAAGAGTATCAAGTCTCTATCATCTTTATTCCTCATTAATCTGTTGTCACTTTAGGAGTTACAGATTTTCAATCTCGTCGCTGCGCATTAAAATACCGAAGTTGCCTATTATCCTGCTAGAATTTCGCTGTCACACTCTTAGTGACACCAATATCATATGGTACTGTAGTGTCTACAGGTATGATGATGATTATGCTATCGCCAGTAATCGAACTGAAGAATCTCTCACATACCTATCGGAATGGGACACAGGCATTAGATGGGGTCTCTTTCACGGTGGAGAAGGGAGAGATCGTTGGGATTCTTGGGCCAAACGGTGCAGGCAAGTCCACTCTTGTCAAGGCCATAACCGGATTACTACGTCCCACAGCGGGGTCGATTAGGATCAATGGCCTCGATGTCTTCGCCAATGCGAAACAAGTCCGTCATGTGATCGGCTTTGTGCCTCAGGAGACCGCTCTGTATGATGATCTTACTGCATATGAGACCCTTGAGTATCATGCTGCGCTCTATGGTGTTCCTCCGGGAGAGGTCGCCGAACGTATTACTGCAATGCTTGACCTTGCTGGGCTGAGGAATCGCGCACACGATCTTGTCAAGACGTATAGTGGTGGAATGAAACGGCGTCTTGCGTTAGTGAGGGCAATGCTTCATGATTCACAGATTCTGATCTTGGATGAGATGTCTCTTGGAGTGGATGTCCAGAGCCGGAACCTGATCTGGTCGCAAGTAAAACGATTGAAGGCTGAGGGGCGAACCATAATCTTCTGTACAAACTACATGGATGAGGCTGAAGATCTTGCGGACCGGTTGGTCATTCTCGACAAGGGTCAGATAGTAGCAGAAGGTTCTCCAACAACACTCAAACGCGATTGTATTGGTGAGTATCTGATATTGATTAGTGTGGAGGATCGTTTCAGGGAAGAGGCCAATAAGGCGATACGGGACGCGGGTCATGAGATCGTGCAGATACTTGAGAGCACCGATAGTGAGACCTCTCAAATTGCAATAAGGAGCAGTGCCGGACCTGTTGATCTGCCCTTGATAGTTGAGATGCTTAGAAAAGCAAAAATCCCCATTCTTGAGATGACTGTGAGGGCACCATCATTGGGAGATGTCTTTCTTAATATTACTGGGACTGAGTTGAGGGATTGATCATGCTACGTGAGATCTATGCAGTTGTCCGAAAAGAATTGAAACAGGCTCGCCGGGATCCCCGATTTATCGGACCGAGCATCATTGTACCCACAGCTCTTATCCTTGTTTATGTCGCTCTCTTTCCGACTGTTGGTGGTGGCGAGTCTTTTGTTGTAGGACTTGTCGTCGATGATACTTCGGCACAGGCTGGTAACATGGCGGCCATTATTGAGAATATGACCTCGACGACAGATCACCCGTGGTTCACTGTAGAACGGTGCAATCTTGCAGAAGCAGCAAGTCGTCTTGAATCCGGGAAGTTGATAGCATATATTGAGATCCCCAAAGGATTTGGGGCGAACATTACGGCTGGCGAAAAGGCCAGTGTGGTCTTACATATCAACAATGTAAATGATGATGTTGTCAAGAACTATGTACACCGTGTAGAGACCGCTGTTCTTCTATTCAACCAGCATGCATACGCTCCGGACTTTGATCAATCGAATGCACGTGTGGCCATTGATGAGACCCTCTTGTTACCAATTACACCCTCTCTCCTTAGCTATAGTGGTGTCAGTGCAATTCTCCTCTCAGTGGTTGCCTGTGCTATTGGTGGTCAGGCCATGCTTGCAGCAGCCGATATCGAGCACGGTGCGCTGTACGAGACCTTGAACTCGCCCGCCCCCAGAATCTCCTATATCCTTGGTAGAACGATCGCCGCAATTCCTCGATCCATGATTGGGCTTGTGTTCGTGATTCCGTTCATTGCTTTGACCTTGGGTCTTCCGTCAACTGGAGAGCCTCTGCTTCTTGTAGGAGTGATTATTCTGACCATTCTCGGTACTGCTCCTATAGGTGAGATCATCGGTAACGCTGTAGGAAATCGCGAGCAGGCCCTTCTTCTATCTGTGATCATAACGATATTGGGATATTTTGCAGGTGGTGGTCTCGCCCCAGTCTCCCTATTGCCGCCACCTTACCGATTCATTACTCTCTTATCGCCAATGACCTAT comes from Candidatus Thorarchaeota archaeon and encodes:
- a CDS encoding ABC transporter ATP-binding protein, encoding MLSPVIELKNLSHTYRNGTQALDGVSFTVEKGEIVGILGPNGAGKSTLVKAITGLLRPTAGSIRINGLDVFANAKQVRHVIGFVPQETALYDDLTAYETLEYHAALYGVPPGEVAERITAMLDLAGLRNRAHDLVKTYSGGMKRRLALVRAMLHDSQILILDEMSLGVDVQSRNLIWSQVKRLKAEGRTIIFCTNYMDEAEDLADRLVILDKGQIVAEGSPTTLKRDCIGEYLILISVEDRFREEANKAIRDAGHEIVQILESTDSETSQIAIRSSAGPVDLPLIVEMLRKAKIPILEMTVRAPSLGDVFLNITGTELRD
- a CDS encoding Eco57I restriction-modification methylase domain-containing protein, producing the protein MRSLDEQDLFREKLQRELNSLRTLPERNKLGQHATPLGLALEILHYARLLTSDLPQIRFLDPAFGIGTFYHALLSEFPRDRIHSAIGFEIDRSFVQAAEELWSGFPIDIRLADFTAIEPNFESSELPNLIICNPPYVRHHHLDRLTKERLQNEAMVRTRIVPNGLSGLYVYFILLAHSWMSKGAISGWLIPSEFMDVGYGRYLRTYLLDRVTLLRIHRFRPEDVQFGDATVSSSIIWFKNEPPPSNHIVKFSYGGSLLNPESIKSVEASLLKRETKWIKFFDESQFIPPKFTLDHLFMIKRGIATGANSFFIMTSERAEELGLASEFLFPILPSPRGLDADVVYADEHGMPLLDPQYVLLSCDLPEERIQVEYPELWSYLEEGIRQGVHKRYLCRNRNPWYSQELRQPAPLLCSYMGRSTDKTSSPFRFILNLSSAIVTNTYLMMYPNQNLHLLITKNPKLLLDIWSALRAIPSNLLIREGRVYGGGLHKIEPKELGRVPADTLFDTVLDLSKTLVFQTQLE
- a CDS encoding ABC transporter permease is translated as MLREIYAVVRKELKQARRDPRFIGPSIIVPTALILVYVALFPTVGGGESFVVGLVVDDTSAQAGNMAAIIENMTSTTDHPWFTVERCNLAEAASRLESGKLIAYIEIPKGFGANITAGEKASVVLHINNVNDDVVKNYVHRVETAVLLFNQHAYAPDFDQSNARVAIDETLLLPITPSLLSYSGVSAILLSVVACAIGGQAMLAAADIEHGALYETLNSPAPRISYILGRTIAAIPRSMIGLVFVIPFIALTLGLPSTGEPLLLVGVIILTILGTAPIGEIIGNAVGNREQALLLSVIITILGYFAGGGLAPVSLLPPPYRFITLLSPMTYALDLWIRSFFIGSQGLLIFPVFMLFFWWAFLTVLGAVLLSRRSIE
- a CDS encoding XamI family restriction endonuclease — translated: MPANIDKTKRWAEDIDKSVQFYNKWFIEAAPFHFHKLYKQARKYVVQFMERSNSLKIMKTETEFIDLLRDRPELLRVVRLITAPPLAIDRLAGLCDVSRGFVQRMERSNDLPPKMSEEKILSNLESITSIIFKMIDYSLFPWLAQSREPTMHEIELATGILADRFRGILYDTLIRNIQEKQQLDALCKWLEERGYSPAENREHDLTKMNDHTYLIRPVAISSTEGTNVPLDLALMRPSSAGLLLVEAKSAGDFANVNKRRKEEAKKLDHLQKIYTVSFDYVLLLNGYFNRAYLQYMHESKIDWVWSHRLEDFKLLGV